The following coding sequences are from one Triticum dicoccoides isolate Atlit2015 ecotype Zavitan chromosome 4A, WEW_v2.0, whole genome shotgun sequence window:
- the LOC119288539 gene encoding uncharacterized protein LOC119288539: MAKGGGCLSKSQRLSPPLGPHRREFHPCPRRTGAAPGPHLRRLLHHVGPRRRLARRAVRDGLHPRCPQDRVPRRGDPAHPVLARMALTDAGEMNMGEPPRWTTTASSSPPSSRPSSAAPLPPSLPRASIQGILPNYFSSEWSFA, translated from the exons ATGGCCAAGGGCGGCGGTTGCCTTTCCAAGAGCCAGCGCCTCTCACCCCCGCTGGGCCCGCACCGACGCGAATTTCATCCCTGCCCCCGCCGCACCGGCGCCGCGCCCGGTCCGCATCTACGTCGTCTTCTACACCATGTAGGGCCACGTCGGCGCCTCGCGCGCCGTGCAGTCCGGGATGGGCTCCATCCCCGATGCCCCCAGGATCGCGTTCCGCGCCGCGGAGACCCGGCCCACCCCGTGCTCGCCCGGATGGCGCTGACGGACGCCGGTGAGATGAATATGGGGGAACCCCCGCGGTGGACCACGACGGCTTCTTCTTCGCCACCGAGCTCCAGGCCATCTTCCGCTGCGCCGCTGCCACCCTCGCTGCCGCGGGCCTCGATACAG GGGATTCTGCCGAATTATTTCAGCTCAGAGTGGTCATTTGCTTAG